A segment of the Acidobacteriota bacterium genome:
CAAAGAAATTCTCTTCGACTCTTCCTCTTCTCCTTCTCTTCCGCCAGTCTCGATCCCTTCGGGCCGCTTTGCCGCCGACAACGACGCTGTCCGCGTGTCTGACGCCGCCGTTCGGACGTTGGACGCGTCCCTCCTCGCCTCAGGCGCGTGGAGCGGCTGGCGCGGGGGCGCGTCGACGATCGACGCCACCGCGGACGGCGAGCTCGGGCCCGAGGCGATCCGGTGGGGATGGGACCGTGCGTCGCTCCCGGCGGAGTTCCGGCCGGCGGCGCCGATCGCGCTGCACGGCGCGCGCGTCGACGCAAGCGGGGGTGCGTTCTCAGTGGGCGGAGACTTCGTCGTCGCGAGCGGGCCTCGCCTGACGCTCGACCTCGCGGGCGACGGGAAGAAGATAGACGTCCGCAACCTCACGGTGGCCGACGGCGACTCCACCGCCTCCATGGCTCTCCTTCGCCCGGACGCGGCGTTCGACTTGCGGTTCAAGGGGCGCCTGGGCGGTTCCACGCTCGCGAAACTCTTCAGCGAGCGGAAGTGGCATGGAGGCGCGATCGATGGCGACTTCCGCGCGCTTGTGCCTGCGGGGAATCCCGGCGGTCTGACGGTGGAGGGCGCGCTCACGGCGACGAACTTCGAGGTGCCGACGCCCGCGGGGCCGGTGTCGATCGAGCGCGCCGATCTGCGCGCGGAGAAGAATCGGTTCGACCTGGCGTCGTCCTCACTGGTCCTCGGCGGGCAGCGGTTCTCGGCCGCGGGCAGCGCGACGCTCCGGGACGGAGCGATCGACCTCGACATGGACGTTTCGACCGGCGACCTCGCGTGGACGAGCGTCGAGAAGGTCCTCGCCCGGCTGGAGGAGGCGAAGAAGGCGTCACCGCAGACGGCCGCCCCCGCATCTCTGGCGGCCGGCGGGAACCTTCGCGTTTCCGTCGACTCGTTCGCGTACGGAGCGTTCGTCTGGAAGCCGGTTCTCGCCGACGTTCGGCTCGAAAGGGATTCCGTCGCCGTGGCAGTCAAGAAGGCCGAGATCTGCGGCATCTCGACGACCGGAGAGGCGCGCTTCCTGCCCGGCGGCGCGATTGCGGTCGACGCGCGAGCGGAGGCTGCGGGCCCCGACATCAACGTCCCGCTCACCTGTTTCGGATTCGAGGACGCCCGGATGACCGGAGGTTACGAGGCGGGCGTGCAAGTCAGGGGAGAGGGCGCAGCATCCGATCTCCTGCGCGCCGTCCGGGGCCCGCTGACGTTCAAGGCCGCGAAGGGCCGTGTCGGGAAGGCCACGCTGCTGACGCGCATCCTCGGCGTCCTCAATGCGACGGACGTCTTCAAAGGAAAGTCCAGGACGCGCGCGGGCGACGCGATGCCCTACGACGCGATCACCGTCGATGGAGAGCTGGCGGACGGCCGTGTCTCGATCCGCGAAGCGGCCCTGAAATCACCGGCGATCACGATGGCGGCGACCGGATCGATCGGAGTCCTGGATCAATCCCTGGACCTGGCCGTCCTTTCGCACCCCCTGTCGACGATCGACAAGATCGTTCAGGCCGTTCCCGTCGTCCGCCACATCCTCGGGCGCAACTTCCTTGCCGTGGCGGTGGGCGTGACCGGGACGATCGGCGACCCGAAGGTCACCATCACGCCCGGGAGGGGACGTCGGGAAGGGGCTCGTCGGCATCCTCGAGCGGACCGTGACGCTGCCCGTCACGGTCTTCGATCCGCCCGCTGCAAATCCAATCCCTTGATGTGCTTGCATCAGGAAGCGGCCCCGTTGAGGGCGTAGGATCAAGGTGAACGCCCAAGGAGGGTGGATGAGGTTTCGTTTCGCGCAGGGAGCTATCCCGGTTCTCGCCTCGGCCATGTTCCTGGCCGGTTGCAGCACGACGGCGCCGACTACGTCCGTCACGCCGGCTCCGGCGCCGGTCGTCCGCGAGAAGCACTGGGGCTACGTGTCGAATGCCGAGACGGCCGGGCCTGCCGAGTGGGGAAGCCTGCCGGGCGACGCCGCGTGCGCGGCGGGCAAGCGGCAGTCGCCCGTCGATCTCGCGACGCGGATGCCGTTCCCGGTCGAGGCGAAGGACCTCCCGAACCTCGTCTTCAAGTACGGGACGACGAAGCTCCACCTCGTGAACAACGGCCAAACCGTGCGGGCCGACGTGGACAAGGGCAGCACGGTCGAAATCGACGGCGGCGTATGGACGCTCCTGCAGTTCCACTTCCACGCGCCGTCGGAGCACAGCCTCGACGGCCTCCACTACCCGATGGAGATGCACCTCGTCCACGCGGGACCGGACGGCAAGCCCGGCCTCGTCGTCGGCGTCTTTCTCGTGCAGGGCGGCGATACCCCGGCGCTCGCCCCGGTCTTCGCGAGCCTCCCGAGGGAAAAGGGAGCGAAGAGAGACGACGCCGCCGTGACGGTCGATCTGGACAAACTCCTGCCGGCTTCGAGGACGTACCTCGCATACGAGGGCTCGCTCACGACGCCGCCGTGCACGGAAGGCATCCGTTGGTACGTGCTCCAGAGCCCGATGGGC
Coding sequences within it:
- a CDS encoding AsmA-like C-terminal domain-containing protein, which encodes MKSLLRRHPVAAVAAALVVAVTGVALAPRWINAGAVRARIESAASSALGGAVTYERIDLAWFPRTEAVLRAATVSVPGAAHGRVRTVRVAFAFLPLLRGRFVPSRIVVEGADVFLSRPDGRGLWVEGIRADASPKSFEGKTEVVLSRFSAESPRLALEGAYQWDPAAPRAEVSAKGRIDGGAVRSQLLAFAGDDRTIAQIFEIFRSGNLETFTFESAAPSPSDLFVLERMKIRAKAEDARILVEGPGLDLRDVSADVALEGGVLTAERASARLGRSKAFDGRVLVGLAPGDGRLRVEAQVKADLAEVPAILGRAIPDRSFREELALVEGFEGRATGRIAIGECAGDLNTAVSISDLRLSAYYRRLPWPIQVDRGEFTFDGKRVGVSRMSGSLGRSTFSGLAARVRLGKGTVLESGSGSVVVSLEDFFEGVRTRPGAEALARNVRRVSGSVSVDVQRLAGPLARLGEASLSASGTFKEILFDSSSSPSLPPVSIPSGRFAADNDAVRVSDAAVRTLDASLLASGAWSGWRGGASTIDATADGELGPEAIRWGWDRASLPAEFRPAAPIALHGARVDASGGAFSVGGDFVVASGPRLTLDLAGDGKKIDVRNLTVADGDSTASMALLRPDAAFDLRFKGRLGGSTLAKLFSERKWHGGAIDGDFRALVPAGNPGGLTVEGALTATNFEVPTPAGPVSIERADLRAEKNRFDLASSSLVLGGQRFSAAGSATLRDGAIDLDMDVSTGDLAWTSVEKVLARLEEAKKASPQTAAPASLAAGGNLRVSVDSFAYGAFVWKPVLADVRLERDSVAVAVKKAEICGISTTGEARFLPGGAIAVDARAEAAGPDINVPLTCFGFEDARMTGGYEAGVQVRGEGAASDLLRAVRGPLTFKAAKGRVGKATLLTRILGVLNATDVFKGKSRTRAGDAMPYDAITVDGELADGRVSIREAALKSPAITMAATGSIGVLDQSLDLAVLSHPLSTIDKIVQAVPVVRHILGRNFLAVAVGVTGTIGDPKVTITPGRGRREGARRHPRADRDAARHGLRSARCKSNPLMCLHQEAAPLRA
- a CDS encoding carbonic anhydrase family protein — protein: MRFRFAQGAIPVLASAMFLAGCSTTAPTTSVTPAPAPVVREKHWGYVSNAETAGPAEWGSLPGDAACAAGKRQSPVDLATRMPFPVEAKDLPNLVFKYGTTKLHLVNNGQTVRADVDKGSTVEIDGGVWTLLQFHFHAPSEHSLDGLHYPMEMHLVHAGPDGKPGLVVGVFLVQGGDTPALAPVFASLPREKGAKRDDAAVTVDLDKLLPASRTYLAYEGSLTTPPCTEGIRWYVLQSPMGITGEQLGAFVSLPHMTPTNRPVQPLSGRKVLLDTTP